The following are from one region of the Gammaproteobacteria bacterium genome:
- a CDS encoding MgtC/SapB family protein produces MHTEFTLNGELAALPHFLTSLAIGLLIGLERERSPGSRAGLRTFALVAMFGTLAAMLSEKTTSWLLLGGLLIVGLMMVAAYSRAKDDSADPGTTTIAAALVCYGLGASVWYGDDTLAIMLAIITTVLLYFKAELHGITEKLSRRDLISMLQFGVLTFIVLPILPDKNMGPYEALNPYQIWLMVVLISGVSLVGYVAMQLIGERHGAVLGLFGGLVSSTATTLVYARRSMENESFTNLAVTVILIANLTVLLRLTILAAAASPAILPQLLPVLGCGFLSGAIVMAFGWRKLSQQYEVTLPEIKNPAEIRAAAAFGLIYGSVLLFSAWLSDIAGSSGLYVVALVSGLTDTAAITLSSLHFYEHGKLEAAHAITAISLAFISNVGFKLGLIFFIGSPLLAKLCVSGLLATAVGLGLGLLFIV; encoded by the coding sequence ATGCACACTGAATTCACGTTGAATGGCGAACTGGCGGCTTTACCGCATTTTCTGACCAGTCTGGCGATAGGCTTACTGATCGGATTGGAGCGCGAACGCAGCCCGGGATCGCGGGCGGGATTGAGAACATTCGCACTGGTCGCGATGTTCGGCACGTTGGCTGCGATGCTGTCGGAAAAAACCACGTCGTGGCTATTGCTCGGCGGTTTGCTGATCGTCGGCTTGATGATGGTGGCCGCCTACTCACGGGCCAAGGACGACAGCGCCGATCCGGGCACCACCACCATCGCCGCCGCGCTGGTGTGCTACGGTCTGGGTGCGTCGGTGTGGTACGGCGACGACACGCTGGCGATCATGCTCGCCATCATCACCACGGTGTTGCTGTACTTCAAAGCGGAATTACACGGCATCACTGAAAAGCTCAGCCGCCGCGATTTGATTTCCATGCTGCAATTCGGCGTGCTGACGTTTATCGTCCTGCCCATCTTGCCGGACAAAAATATGGGGCCTTACGAGGCTCTCAATCCCTACCAGATCTGGCTGATGGTGGTATTGATCTCGGGCGTCAGCTTGGTTGGTTACGTCGCTATGCAATTGATCGGCGAACGTCATGGCGCCGTATTGGGATTATTCGGCGGGCTGGTGTCGAGCACCGCAACAACGCTGGTGTATGCGCGCCGCAGCATGGAAAACGAAAGTTTCACGAACCTGGCCGTGACCGTCATTCTGATCGCCAACCTGACGGTATTGCTGCGCTTGACTATTCTCGCCGCTGCCGCTTCCCCGGCCATACTGCCGCAATTGCTGCCGGTGCTGGGCTGCGGCTTTCTGTCCGGCGCGATCGTCATGGCATTCGGCTGGCGTAAACTCAGCCAGCAGTACGAAGTGACGCTGCCGGAAATCAAAAACCCCGCGGAAATTCGTGCTGCCGCCGCCTTCGGATTAATTTACGGCAGTGTGCTGCTTTTTTCCGCCTGGCTGTCCGATATCGCCGGCAGCAGCGGACTGTACGTCGTCGCACTCGTCTCCGGTCTAACCGATACCGCCGCCATCACGCTTTCCAGCCTGCACTTTTACGAACACGGCAAACTGGAGGCCGCGCACGCGATCACCGCCATTTCGCTGGCATTCATTTCCAATGTCGGCTTCAAACTCGGCCTGATTTTCTTCATCGGCAGCCCGTTACTGGCGAAACTGTGCGTTTCCGGCTTGCTGGCGACCGCCGTCGGGCTTGGATTGGGGTTGTTGTTTATCGTTTAA
- the recJ gene encoding single-stranded-DNA-specific exonuclease RecJ: MPKIIIRPYDAHTFQTLSGSGLPPVLARIYAARGIENSSQLETELAHLIPFGQLKNITITAALLADAIAAKKRLLIIADYDSDGATACAVGLRILRKFGAGVDYLVPNRFEFGYGLTPEIVQLAYDTKQPDILITVDNGIASVDGVAAANRLGMQVVITDHHLPGDQLPAALTIVNPNQPGCPFPSKNIAGVGVIFYLMLALRAELRQRGAFTTNPEPNLAGFLDLVALGTVADVVKLDSNNRILVQQGLQRIRKGKACAGINALLQVSRRDVRQISTYELGFMLGPRLNAAGRLDDMSLGIECLTTDDEAHANEIAKQLDELNRQRREIESTMQESALIKLETALETCQPDIQSTYSICLFDHDWHQGVIGILASRIKDKYHRPVIIFAPGNDGEIKGSGRSINGFHLRDALDLVSKHHPELIRKFGGHAAAAGLTIHGDAFEAFRAAFEQVAQTLLTPADLTRVIETDGDLDIADIKLELAETLERQVWGQGFPQPSFNARFYVESQRIVGEKHLKLKLRKLHAADSDRATAVLRKSGEAYDGILFFHSDPLPDVIDAVYRLQINEYNGKTSLQFLLEHCFHADNPGTGDAH; this comes from the coding sequence ATGCCCAAAATCATTATCCGCCCGTATGATGCGCATACCTTCCAGACACTCAGCGGCAGCGGATTACCGCCAGTACTCGCGCGCATTTACGCGGCGCGCGGCATAGAAAATTCCAGCCAGCTTGAAACCGAACTCGCGCATCTCATTCCGTTCGGGCAACTGAAAAACATCACGATCACAGCCGCTTTGCTGGCCGATGCCATTGCGGCAAAAAAACGCCTGCTGATCATCGCCGATTACGATTCCGACGGTGCAACGGCCTGTGCCGTCGGCCTGCGCATCTTGCGCAAATTCGGCGCTGGCGTGGATTATCTGGTGCCGAACCGGTTTGAGTTCGGTTACGGCTTGACACCGGAAATCGTGCAACTGGCGTACGACACCAAACAACCGGATATCCTGATCACGGTCGACAACGGCATCGCCAGTGTCGACGGCGTCGCCGCAGCCAACCGGCTCGGCATGCAAGTGGTGATCACCGATCATCATTTGCCCGGCGATCAACTGCCCGCGGCGCTGACGATTGTCAATCCCAATCAGCCCGGTTGCCCGTTTCCCAGCAAGAACATCGCCGGGGTGGGTGTCATTTTCTACCTGATGCTGGCATTGCGCGCCGAATTGCGCCAGCGCGGCGCATTCACGACGAATCCGGAACCCAATCTGGCCGGTTTTCTCGATCTGGTCGCGCTCGGCACCGTCGCCGATGTCGTCAAGCTGGATAGCAACAACCGCATTCTGGTGCAGCAGGGATTGCAGCGCATCCGCAAAGGCAAGGCTTGCGCCGGTATCAATGCGCTGCTGCAGGTATCGCGGCGCGATGTCCGGCAGATTTCCACGTACGAGCTGGGCTTTATGCTGGGGCCGCGCTTGAATGCCGCCGGGCGGTTGGACGATATGTCGCTCGGCATCGAGTGCCTGACTACCGACGACGAGGCGCACGCCAATGAAATTGCCAAACAGTTGGATGAGTTGAACCGGCAACGGCGCGAGATCGAATCGACCATGCAGGAAAGCGCGCTGATTAAGCTGGAAACCGCGCTCGAAACGTGCCAGCCGGATATCCAGAGTACTTACAGCATTTGTCTGTTCGATCATGATTGGCACCAAGGCGTGATCGGCATCCTCGCGTCGCGCATCAAGGATAAATATCACCGCCCGGTGATCATTTTCGCACCCGGCAACGACGGAGAAATCAAAGGCTCGGGGCGATCGATCAACGGTTTTCACCTGCGCGATGCGCTCGATCTGGTATCCAAACACCACCCCGAATTGATCCGCAAATTCGGCGGTCATGCCGCCGCTGCCGGATTAACCATTCACGGCGATGCTTTTGAAGCATTCCGCGCGGCGTTCGAGCAGGTTGCGCAAACGCTGCTGACACCGGCCGATTTGACGCGCGTGATCGAAACCGACGGCGATTTGGATATTGCCGACATCAAATTGGAACTGGCGGAAACACTTGAACGCCAGGTGTGGGGGCAAGGTTTTCCGCAGCCGTCGTTTAATGCGCGTTTTTATGTCGAAAGCCAACGCATTGTCGGTGAAAAACATTTGAAACTGAAATTAAGAAAACTGCACGCCGCCGATAGTGACCGCGCCACAGCGGTACTGCGGAAATCGGGCGAAGCTTACGACGGTATTTTGTTTTTCCACAGCGACCCGCTGCCGGATGTCATCGACGCGGTTTATCGCCTGCAGATCAACGAATATAATGGCAAAACATCCTTACAATTCCTGCTGGAGCATTGCTTTCATGCAGATAACCCGGGAACCGGCGATGCACACTGA
- a CDS encoding CBS domain-containing protein, producing the protein MDDPSPKSGWLDRLGAMLIRKPEDREQLITLLHSALERNLLDSDALSMIEGVMQVSEMHARDIMVPRSQMDVVDISEKPEQFIPFVIEAAHSRFPVIEGSEDEIIGILLAKDLLRYYADPDEFNIRDMLRPAVFIPESKRLNVLLKDFRSNRNHMAIVVNEYGGIAGLVTIEDVLEQIVGDIEDEYDFDEEEDNIVMESDGCYRVKAITEIDNFNETLVANFSNEDYDTIGGLVLNKFGRLPVRGEAVVIEPFKFTVQRADSRRLHVLKVERLAAAVETPAE; encoded by the coding sequence ATGGACGACCCCTCACCTAAAAGCGGCTGGTTGGATCGGTTAGGCGCCATGCTGATCCGCAAACCGGAAGACCGCGAACAACTGATTACCTTGTTACACTCCGCTCTTGAGCGCAATTTGCTCGACTCGGATGCGCTCAGCATGATCGAAGGCGTCATGCAGGTTTCCGAAATGCACGCACGCGACATCATGGTGCCGCGCTCGCAAATGGATGTCGTCGACATCAGCGAAAAACCCGAACAATTCATTCCATTTGTCATCGAAGCCGCGCATTCGCGTTTTCCCGTCATCGAAGGCTCTGAGGACGAAATCATCGGCATTCTGCTGGCGAAGGACTTGCTGCGCTACTACGCCGATCCGGATGAATTCAATATCCGCGATATGCTGCGCCCGGCGGTATTCATACCGGAATCCAAACGGCTCAACGTGCTGTTGAAGGATTTCCGCAGCAACCGCAATCACATGGCGATCGTTGTCAATGAATACGGCGGCATAGCCGGTCTGGTAACGATCGAGGACGTGCTCGAGCAGATTGTCGGGGATATCGAAGACGAATACGATTTTGACGAAGAGGAAGACAATATCGTCATGGAATCGGACGGGTGCTACCGCGTCAAGGCGATTACCGAGATCGATAATTTCAATGAAACGCTCGTCGCGAACTTCAGCAATGAAGACTACGACACCATCGGCGGCCTGGTATTGAACAAATTCGGCCGCCTGCCGGTGCGCGGCGAAGCAGTGGTCATCGAGCCATTCAAATTTACCGTGCAGCGCGCCGACAGCCGCCGCTTGCACGTGCTTAAAGTGGAAAGGCTTGCGGCAGCGGTGGAAACCCCGGCAGAATAA